In Desulfobacterales bacterium, the following are encoded in one genomic region:
- a CDS encoding transposase, giving the protein MPRKARIDASGALHHIIVRGIERSKIFYDDKDRDNFLQRLGHVLSETGTPCFAWALIPNHLHLLLRTGQTPIATVMRRLLTGYAISFNRRHGRHGHLFQNRYKSILCQENLYLLELVRYIHLNPLRVGLVEGLEGLDKYPYGGHSSLMGHLRNTWQDTDYILRFYGKRVSTGRQRYREFVAKGLAAGRRTDLIGGGLIRSAGGWAAVKSMRRGSLHVKGDERILGEGDFVEKALEAAQEKIVSSPALKAQDYGFEWLLQRVSAVLDIEPRDILAAGKYVRIVEARSLLCYWGVRKLGMTTVELSKKINLSQPSVSQAVVRGQKIAEEKKLNLLPPENQ; this is encoded by the coding sequence ATGCCACGCAAAGCCCGCATAGATGCTTCCGGCGCCCTGCATCATATTATCGTAAGGGGTATCGAGCGCAGCAAGATTTTTTACGATGACAAGGATCGGGATAACTTCTTGCAGCGGCTGGGTCATGTCTTGTCTGAAACCGGCACGCCCTGTTTCGCCTGGGCCTTGATACCCAATCATTTGCATCTGCTGCTGCGAACAGGTCAAACCCCGATTGCTACAGTGATGCGGCGACTTTTAACCGGATATGCGATCAGCTTTAACCGGCGACACGGCCGGCATGGCCACTTGTTTCAAAATCGTTATAAATCCATTCTGTGCCAGGAAAATTTGTACTTGTTAGAATTGGTGCGCTATATTCACCTAAACCCCCTGCGTGTCGGTCTCGTAGAAGGCCTTGAAGGTTTAGATAAATATCCTTATGGCGGCCACAGCTCCCTGATGGGCCATTTAAGAAATACCTGGCAGGATACGGATTACATTTTAAGGTTTTATGGAAAGCGAGTTTCAACCGGCCGACAGCGCTACAGGGAATTTGTGGCGAAGGGTCTGGCTGCCGGCCGCCGGACCGATCTAATCGGAGGCGGGTTAATCCGAAGCGCTGGTGGATGGGCGGCGGTGAAATCCATGCGCAGGGGTTCATTGCATGTTAAGGGTGATGAACGGATACTGGGTGAAGGGGATTTCGTTGAAAAGGCGTTGGAAGCTGCTCAGGAAAAAATAGTGAGCAGCCCCGCGCTTAAGGCTCAGGATTACGGTTTTGAATGGCTGCTTCAGAGAGTGTCTGCCGTACTGGATATAGAACCGCGTGATATATTGGCAGCCGGCAAATACGTCCGGATCGTGGAGGCCCGCAGCTTGCTATGTTACTGGGGGGTGCGGAAGCTTGGAATGACGACCGTGGAACTATCGAAAAAAATAAACTTGTCCCAGCCTTCGGTGAGCCAGGCGGTTGTGCGGGGGCAGAAGATTGCGGAAGAGAAGAAGTTGAACTTGTTGCCGCCGGAAAACCAATAA
- a CDS encoding YgiQ family radical SAM protein has translation MFIPTTKDELKALGWQSLDVILVTGDTYVDSPFIGVAVIGKVLLDAGFRVGIIAQPDITGERDIRRLGEPDLFWGITSGCMDSMIANYTAIGKKRRQDDLTAGGRNNRRPDLAVIAYSNLVRRYFKNTRPIVLGGMEASLRRISHYHHPSDSIRRSILFDAKADILVYGMGERTILELAKRIRDERPVWDVRGICYIAAEKKEGFIELPSHADVGAEPAAFSRMFKIFYGNNDPVTARGLCQQQDSRYLIHNPPQLPLTPAELDHVHEPGYERDVHPYYASRGPVRALETIRFSLTTHRGCYGECHFCAISAHQGRTVTDRTEASILREAKVLTAHPEFKGTIQDVGGPTANMYGIECGRKSKKGACRRKRCLTPVVCEKLKVDHSLQIALLKKLRELPGVKKVFIGSGIRHDLILQDADHGLEYLEEIIRHHISGQLKLAPEHSENEILALMGKPAIEGFIAFKDRFETINRRLKKKQFLTCYFIAAYPGCTLAHMGRLNRFSREVLKFRPRQVQIFTPSPSTPATLMYYTAKAYDTGKPFFVEKNSRKKEAQKNLVVKKGSE, from the coding sequence ATGTTCATACCCACTACAAAAGATGAGCTTAAAGCGTTGGGCTGGCAGTCGCTGGATGTGATCCTGGTGACCGGGGATACCTATGTGGATTCGCCCTTTATCGGGGTTGCGGTTATCGGCAAGGTGCTGCTGGATGCCGGCTTCCGGGTGGGCATCATCGCCCAGCCGGATATCACCGGCGAAAGGGACATCCGCCGCCTGGGCGAACCGGACCTCTTCTGGGGCATTACGTCCGGATGCATGGACTCGATGATAGCGAACTATACCGCCATAGGCAAAAAGCGCCGGCAGGACGATCTTACCGCCGGGGGCAGGAACAACCGGCGGCCGGACCTGGCGGTGATCGCCTACAGCAACCTGGTGCGCCGCTATTTTAAAAATACCCGGCCGATTGTGCTCGGGGGCATGGAAGCAAGCCTGCGGCGTATCTCCCATTATCACCATCCGTCCGACAGCATCCGGCGCTCCATTCTCTTTGACGCCAAGGCCGATATCCTGGTGTATGGCATGGGCGAACGCACCATCCTGGAGCTGGCAAAGAGAATCCGGGACGAGCGTCCGGTTTGGGATGTGCGCGGGATCTGCTATATTGCGGCGGAGAAAAAGGAAGGATTTATCGAGCTGCCTTCCCACGCGGATGTTGGGGCAGAGCCGGCGGCTTTCAGCCGGATGTTTAAGATTTTCTATGGGAACAATGACCCCGTCACCGCCAGAGGTCTCTGCCAGCAGCAGGACAGCCGCTACCTGATCCACAATCCGCCCCAGCTTCCCCTGACGCCGGCGGAGCTCGATCATGTGCATGAACCCGGCTACGAGCGGGACGTTCATCCGTATTATGCCTCCCGGGGGCCTGTGCGCGCCCTTGAAACCATCCGCTTCAGCCTGACCACGCACCGGGGGTGTTACGGCGAATGCCATTTCTGCGCCATATCGGCACATCAGGGGCGCACCGTAACTGACCGCACGGAGGCGTCCATTCTAAGGGAGGCGAAAGTTCTTACCGCCCATCCGGAATTTAAGGGAACGATTCAGGATGTGGGCGGCCCCACCGCCAATATGTACGGGATCGAGTGCGGACGCAAAAGTAAAAAAGGGGCCTGCCGCCGCAAACGCTGCCTGACGCCGGTGGTCTGCGAGAAGCTGAAGGTCGATCACAGCCTCCAGATCGCGCTCTTAAAAAAACTGCGGGAGCTGCCCGGTGTCAAAAAGGTATTTATCGGATCGGGCATCCGCCATGATCTTATCTTGCAGGACGCCGACCACGGGCTTGAATACCTTGAAGAGATTATCCGGCACCACATCTCAGGCCAGTTGAAGCTGGCGCCCGAGCATTCCGAAAATGAGATTCTGGCATTGATGGGAAAACCGGCGATAGAAGGATTTATCGCGTTCAAAGATCGTTTTGAAACGATCAACAGGCGTTTAAAGAAAAAACAGTTTTTGACCTGCTATTTTATCGCGGCCTATCCCGGGTGCACCCTGGCGCACATGGGCCGGCTAAACCGGTTTAGCCGGGAGGTGCTCAAGTTCAGGCCCCGGCAGGTGCAGATCTTCACCCCGTCGCCGTCGACCCCGGCAACCCTGATGTATTACACCGCAAAAGCGTATGACACGGGAAAACCGTTTTTTGTGGAAAAGAACAGTCGCAAGAAAGAGGCGCAAAAGAACCTGGTGGTGAAAAAGGGTTCCGAATAA
- a CDS encoding MFS transporter: MTPENAKANIKVIAALTLVHFAGDFYSSFINPLFPLFVEKLNLSLAQVGIIAGTVRLLAFIVQPSVGYLADRYQTRVFILGGLLLSVVFIPLSGVAPTFLILLLCVAAGSIGSAMYHPSVTGMVSLYAGRNAGLSMSIFNTGGTLSFALGPLFVTWYAATFGLEALPGTMVLGLAAAAYLFVAVPQPQSEGLKKLGFFGTLKETMGPARKPIFLIWLVMVLRAVVGQSFMTFMPVMYVSKGYSLVSAGVVFSLFTLAGTISGILSGHLSDRIGFKPVFLTAHILMPLALILLLYLPGNWVYPGAVLAGFFTLATMPLGVVMAQKLAPRGRSMVASLMMGFAYGLGGMISPLVGKLADLFSIQPVLFGVALIPLLSLVFIFRFPNIPLKR; this comes from the coding sequence ATGACACCTGAAAACGCGAAAGCCAATATCAAAGTCATTGCTGCACTTACCCTGGTCCATTTTGCCGGTGATTTTTACAGTTCGTTCATCAATCCGCTGTTTCCGCTGTTTGTAGAAAAATTGAATCTTTCCCTGGCGCAGGTCGGCATCATCGCCGGCACTGTCCGGTTGCTGGCCTTTATCGTCCAGCCGTCCGTGGGATACTTGGCCGACCGCTATCAGACCCGGGTGTTTATTCTTGGGGGGCTGCTGCTGTCCGTTGTGTTCATCCCCCTGTCGGGTGTTGCCCCCACGTTTTTAATCCTGCTCCTTTGTGTTGCAGCCGGGTCCATCGGGTCCGCCATGTACCACCCGTCGGTGACCGGTATGGTTTCCCTTTATGCCGGCCGGAATGCCGGCCTGTCCATGTCGATTTTCAACACCGGCGGCACCCTGTCGTTTGCCCTGGGGCCGCTGTTCGTCACCTGGTATGCGGCCACTTTCGGTTTGGAGGCTTTGCCGGGGACCATGGTGCTCGGTCTTGCCGCGGCCGCCTATCTGTTTGTTGCCGTTCCCCAGCCGCAAAGCGAAGGGCTTAAAAAACTGGGATTTTTCGGCACCCTCAAGGAAACTATGGGGCCGGCCCGAAAACCGATTTTCCTGATCTGGCTGGTCATGGTCTTGCGCGCCGTCGTCGGCCAGTCCTTTATGACCTTCATGCCGGTGATGTATGTGTCCAAAGGGTATTCGCTTGTTTCAGCCGGCGTGGTGTTCTCCCTGTTCACGCTGGCAGGTACGATCAGCGGTATCTTGTCCGGGCATCTTTCCGACCGTATCGGATTCAAACCTGTTTTCCTTACAGCCCATATACTAATGCCCCTGGCGCTGATTCTGCTGCTTTACCTGCCCGGCAATTGGGTATATCCGGGGGCGGTCCTGGCCGGGTTTTTCACTCTGGCGACCATGCCGCTGGGGGTGGTCATGGCCCAGAAACTGGCGCCCCGGGGAAGATCCATGGTGGCCAGCCTGATGATGGGATTTGCTTACGGGCTGGGCGGGATGATTTCACCGCTGGTGGGAAAACTGGCGGACCTCTTTTCCATCCAGCCGGTGCTTTTCGGCGTTGCTTTGATCCCGCTGCTTTCTCTGGTTTTTATTTTCAGATTTCCCAATATCCCCCTGAAGCGCTAA
- a CDS encoding ethylbenzene dehydrogenase-related protein produces MVVVIQLMKPVGLSAGGDVLIINAMRQGQAPRGLDDAIWQQIRPVQVPVKGRGELNREGEFVTTRAIYTDDSIFFHLQWKDPTRSIIKQSWQYDGKRWFHMQGNEDRIALLFEITRINKFASRGCAVTCHSPADLPKSQWKFATSRATEKGDLWHWKAARSDPYKYADDAWLTVAGNPTGSYRETGRRKDAGSGGDINNQTGDGLRPLYMPNPARKDASPEFLLKEDAIPIKDYSVFQPGTVIPFRLPVKPNGSRFDVKAESRYQDGQWSVMLYRKLDTGHEDDVKFNPKKRYSFAMAVFDDSGDDHSKATKALLLVFDR; encoded by the coding sequence ATGGTGGTTGTCATTCAGCTGATGAAACCGGTGGGGTTGTCGGCGGGGGGTGACGTCCTGATCATCAACGCCATGCGCCAGGGCCAGGCCCCCCGGGGACTGGATGATGCGATTTGGCAGCAAATACGCCCCGTCCAGGTCCCGGTTAAAGGACGCGGAGAATTGAACCGTGAGGGAGAATTCGTCACTACCCGCGCCATATATACGGACGACAGCATATTTTTCCATTTGCAATGGAAAGATCCTACGCGAAGTATCATCAAGCAATCCTGGCAGTATGACGGCAAACGCTGGTTTCATATGCAGGGCAATGAGGACCGCATCGCACTGCTTTTTGAAATCACCCGCATCAATAAGTTTGCTTCCAGAGGTTGTGCGGTAACATGCCATAGTCCGGCCGATCTTCCCAAATCACAATGGAAGTTTGCCACAAGCAGGGCAACCGAGAAGGGAGATTTATGGCATTGGAAAGCAGCACGCTCCGATCCATATAAATATGCCGATGATGCCTGGTTAACAGTGGCCGGCAATCCCACGGGCTCCTATCGCGAAACCGGCCGGAGAAAAGACGCCGGAAGCGGCGGCGATATTAACAATCAGACCGGCGATGGACTGCGCCCCCTGTATATGCCGAATCCGGCGCGCAAAGACGCCTCGCCGGAATTTCTGTTGAAAGAAGATGCCATACCGATTAAAGATTATTCCGTGTTTCAGCCGGGTACGGTGATCCCTTTCAGGTTGCCGGTCAAACCGAATGGGTCCCGTTTTGATGTTAAAGCTGAAAGCCGCTACCAGGACGGCCAATGGAGCGTTATGCTTTATCGAAAACTAGATACCGGACATGAGGATGATGTGAAATTCAATCCCAAAAAGCGCTACAGCTTCGCCATGGCGGTATTTGACGATTCCGGGGACGATCATTCCAAAGCAACCAAGGCATTGCTTTTAGTATTCGACCGATAA
- a CDS encoding cytochrome b N-terminal domain-containing protein, with translation MAATEQKSKQNMADLLIANLGLEQIVASLSELQIRRDAITWHRFFGALNLVLLVLLFLSGSVMAFYYSPVPGTAYDSVDFALFSLPFGTIIKGIHHYSWNILLVVMGVHLLRSFVVGAYKAPRQMVWISGVVFLVIVPMFIITGDLLPWDQKGYWSTRVRLSIIHSIPFIGDLAVRFLQGGPLTGIVAVTRFYVLHTLFLPGMLVLAMAVHFHFILYRGLSEPLFGEERSVRRISFLPGILNRWLLLFLIVTAVLGLVSQHWTAPLGDPADPTDSAFIPKPEWWVLFLNQLVAIFSGPFAVIGTVVIPGGLFGLLAALPFLDRSAERDPARRISVMIIAAVIMVGMTGLSLMGYIEHFVSTGK, from the coding sequence AGAATATGGCAGATCTGCTGATTGCAAATCTCGGCCTGGAGCAGATTGTCGCGAGTCTTTCGGAACTACAGATTCGCAGGGATGCCATTACGTGGCATCGATTTTTCGGAGCCTTGAATCTGGTCTTATTGGTTTTGCTTTTTCTATCGGGAAGCGTTATGGCGTTTTACTATTCGCCGGTTCCCGGAACCGCTTATGACAGTGTCGACTTTGCGCTTTTCAGCCTGCCGTTCGGCACGATTATCAAAGGCATTCATCATTACTCGTGGAATATACTGCTGGTCGTAATGGGCGTGCATCTGTTGCGTTCATTTGTCGTGGGGGCTTACAAGGCCCCCCGACAAATGGTCTGGATTTCAGGTGTCGTTTTCTTGGTTATTGTGCCGATGTTTATCATCACCGGCGACTTGCTGCCCTGGGATCAAAAAGGGTACTGGTCCACCCGGGTCCGGCTCAGCATCATCCACTCCATTCCGTTCATCGGGGATCTTGCGGTGCGATTTTTACAGGGCGGCCCCTTGACCGGCATTGTCGCAGTGACCCGGTTTTATGTCCTGCATACCCTCTTTTTGCCGGGCATGCTCGTGCTGGCGATGGCTGTTCATTTTCATTTTATACTATACCGGGGCTTATCCGAGCCCTTGTTTGGAGAAGAAAGGTCTGTTCGGCGGATATCTTTTCTCCCCGGCATATTGAATCGATGGTTGTTATTATTTTTAATTGTCACGGCTGTCCTGGGCCTGGTCTCGCAACACTGGACGGCACCTTTGGGAGATCCGGCGGATCCGACGGATTCGGCTTTTATTCCCAAACCGGAATGGTGGGTTCTGTTTCTCAACCAGCTCGTGGCGATATTTAGCGGTCCGTTTGCCGTAATCGGAACGGTGGTTATTCCCGGGGGGCTTTTCGGGCTGTTGGCTGCCCTGCCGTTTTTAGACAGGTCGGCCGAACGGGATCCTGCCCGGCGCATCTCCGTAATGATTATCGCTGCCGTTATCATGGTCGGCATGACGGGCCTTTCACTAATGGGGTATATCGAGCATTTTGTATCGACCGGAAAATAA